A genome region from Panicum virgatum strain AP13 chromosome 4K, P.virgatum_v5, whole genome shotgun sequence includes the following:
- the LOC120701996 gene encoding probable FAD synthase, which produces MEIERAVCDSGDARLRAKFDAAVYTIHRALALYSFEELAFSFNGGKDSTVMLHLLRAGYYLHKATSSGHVGITVHHAVQNCPMRTIYFEDPNTFPEIDSFTYETASTYGLPLETIRTDYKSGIEALIKEKPTKAIFLGTRNGDPDAVGQQQFSPSSPDWPPFMRVNPILDWSYSDVWSFLLTCKVKYCSLYDEGYTSIGSIHNTVPNELLRDGSGGYRPAYTLSDGGLERAGRAKKAGKKNDSVINGRNNNEPRQRSRL; this is translated from the exons ATGGAGATCGAGCGGGCGGTGTGCGACAGCGGCGATGCCCGGCTGCGCGCCAAGTTCGACGCCGCCGTCTATACCATCCACCGCGCCTTGGCGCTGTACTC GTTCGAGGAACTTGCTTTCAGCTTCAACGGCGGGAAAGATTCAACC GTGATGTTGCATCTGCTTCGGGCTGGCTACTATCTGCACAAGGCAACAAGTTCAGGCCATGTGGGCATAACTGTCCATCATGCCGTTCAAAACTGCCCGATGCGGACAATCTACTTCGAGGACCCTAACACCTTTCCTGAAATCGACTCGTTCACGTACGAGACCGCGTCGAC ATACGGCTTGCCACTGGAAACAATTAGGACAGATTATAAATCTGGGATTGAAGCCCTGATTAAGGAGAAGCCCACCAAAGCAATCTTCCTTGGCACCAGAAACGGCGATCCGGATGCG GTTGGTCAACAGCAGTTCTCCCCAAGCTCACCTGACTGGCCTCCTTTCATGAGGGTGAACCCTATCTTGGACTGGTCCTACAG CGATGTTTGGTCTTTCCTATTAACCTGCAAGGTCAAATACTGCAGTCTCTATGATGAAGG GTACACTTCTATTGGCAGCATACATAACACTGTTCCAAACGAGCTTCTGCGTGATGGATCGGGCGGGTATAGACCGGCATACACGCTGTCAGATGGGGGTCTTGAAAGGGCTGGTAGAGCAAAGAAGGCTGGGAAGAAAAACGATTCCGTTATTAATGGCAGGAACAACAATGAACCACGGCAGAGGAGTAGGCTGTAG